The following nucleotide sequence is from Nymphalis io chromosome Z, ilAglIoxx1.1, whole genome shotgun sequence.
GTGCACGGCACCATCTTGCCATATGGTAGCTACAGCGTGGTCGGATTTTTATAGGACGATAGTATGTGCCTATCGAACGACAAATGATTAGCATCATCCACGATCAGTCTTgggatatttaatatatatgtattgtaaaaactttaatttatagttatatatatatatatatatatatatatatatatatatatatatatattatggttaGTTATAGTATCTCAAGTTATGAGATAAGTTgaaaattgattgatttttaacGGAGTTtttgaatacaaatttaaacatttcatGTCTTTGACATGTATGATTCTTGACAGtttcactaaatatttaaagttccgTGTGTATAATCAAACTTCGAAAaacaatttactaaaattcgcGCTACAAACGGACAGACAAAATCTATGAGTAGctctaattaaaatacaaattattacaaaatagttttttcgcgcgtattttaaatacgaaatacATTCAAGTCgtgtctttaaaatataaaataaaagattataagcGACGGGccggttgtaggttcgattgccacccaggacagacatttgtgtgcatgaacatgtatgtttgtcctgagcctgggtgtaattatctatataagcatgtattcactaaaaaaagtagtataatgtttccatagtacaagctctgcttagtttaggaaaagatggccgtgtgtgaatgataTCTCatgattttatcatttatttatttatttttattaaattttttattaattattacattcattGAACAGACATtgcaataaattgtaaatattatattgaaagtatcatatttcttacataaattTGGAATATGGTACAAATACAGGAGCCCTATATCAgaaattgcctcgttggtctagtagctggatgtaaggccgcagactcggatgttctgggttcaaatcccaggtagGGCcgaaaaagttattgggtttttgtgtcgaaaattctcaataggagtctggaagttgtaagtgtgtacactcccgtacctggGTAAGCacggaaagccgttggtcctgcgcctgaactctatccggttttgtcggattgccgtcccatcggattatgagagttagggaaaagagagtgcacctgtgattgTACACaaacttatgcactataatattgcGTTTTAAAGAAGAAACTACTGAAAGAAAGGAGAAATGATTGTAGTATCGCCTACAACCATTTTAAATATCCTTCACGACCTTATTGACATGTCTAAGGTCAGCAGATGGGTGGCGCATGCTATCGTGGTATTAGGCTTTCcctaaagtgtatataattgaaaagtaaaaataataattcgattAATTTAGCCCCCTTTCCCTGACATTCCGCGAACTTTTGACTTCCCCTCgtaattaacaaaacataattttaataatgtctgTATTTGTCAGAAAAagtgtattctttaaattttttatggtGACCCTTGAGTCATGCAgtcaaagttttaaaaataataaatcatttttttaaaaagagtatacaaaattatttatgatgaAAAATGCAAGCTTTTGTTACAGAAAGCTTGTCAGCTCTTTTTCAAAACATTGCTtggaattaattataagaatgtattgaatgaataaatatttgcagAACGACTTTTATACAATGATTACAATTGAATATCATTCGATGATATTATGATCATATGTAGGTATTGTTCAATCATAGaatgatttaaatttgaataatatttttatgaagtttATAGTACGAGGATGACAATAAAACACAACAAttgaatacttaatttattagagtaaaatatatatttaaaattattataaaataatatatttaaaatttcaaataatcagAGCGATCGCCTCTAAAAAGATCGGCATTGGATTACACATGTCGGTAGCGGTACGATTACTTcgcaataaacattaaaatgccaTTCGTCTAGTGTACAAGGTTGAATGCGTTGTTTACACTTAAAAtgcattaaaaagttaaaacatcGATTATCATATATATCACGTGAGGATAACACCGAGTGTTACACTTGACTGAACATCGGCGCGCACTTCATATCGTAACGTCTCGAGAGCGCCGACACGAGAAtcgtcaatattaaaaatacataaacatggAGATAATATGTATGCTACATACTAGCATATAATTTCTCGACTACTTCCTGTAGCGAACGACTAACAACTAGCGAACTACAAGAAGTAGTCGAGaaattatatgcatatatactCACAGTACAATGCTTCGTTACCTCGCACCTCGCACCTCGCACCTCGCACCCCGTACCTCGCGTTGTGCAACGCACGTGGTAGCGTTAGTATGGATTGGAATGTTTGCGGCGTTTGTTCAGGCGACTACTCAAAGGACATATCGATAAACTATAATTGATCACTTAAAGCTTCAAACGGGcgacgtaaaaataaatataagacatAAACAAAGTCGAAGACGACTCCTTTGAATTCGCAGCGAAGTTCGCGTTTAAAAATGAGATCGCGTTACAACAcagttacattttaatttcgcATTCCTACAGTCTATTCGCATAGAACAGTCCTCGCCGAACTGCTCCCCGCACTTcactgtttgtttgtttgtttgttcgctCACCCTCCAGGCACAAACCGAAACGACCGACCCGTCACCCCCACGAGTAAGTACAGACATCTTTTAACATAACGATTATGTGATTACTATATAGACACTAGAGACATTAAATTCGCCGGAGCGTACACTGAGATAGagtttaagataaatttaattggtTCAGCTCGTCTATGGGTGGAAGGAACGGGCCTTCGTCGAAGTCGGCGGGTGCCCAGTTTACCCCGTTAAGTACATGCATAGACAACAGCATTGCACTCTGTACGGGGCCGGGTAAAAAAGCTAGGCCGGCATGAAGCCGGTTGTTGTTGGCTAGGGGGATGCCCCAGCCGCTTGCATTACCTCCTCGAAAGCGGCTTCGAGGCAATGCTTCAGCTCCGAGTAGGAAACCACGAGGACGCTCTGTTCGTCGCGCGACATGAGTTCCACCTGCCGATTTTCATCACGTTATGTTACGTTACTTTAGCTGCGGTACGTGACCCGCTATTCTATTACATTAATCGAATTgtcatttaattcatttatataagcaTTAAATGTAAAGCATCTTGCCGATGGCAGTGTGCTCTGTACCTTGGCGAGCGAGCCCCCATCGAGGCTGTTGAGGGCGCTGGCGAGATGGGCCTGGTCGAGCCATGGGCGACCATCCGCCGTCACTGAATGGAACAGATAGTCCCGGAAAAGCTTCAGCATGTATCGGTCGCCCGTCTCCGACCAACTCGCGTCCAAATTCAGCCTGCTAACAGGTATAATAAGATACGGACCCTCGAGTTGTAAAATAACAGTCTAACGCGTGTGCAGGATAGTACTTACTCGGGGCGTTCGTTGACAACGCCCATCTTGATAAGGATACGTAAAAGGCGACCGTTGTCGATCTCGCGGGCCAATTGCTCCTCGAATGCGTCTGCGCGCCGCTCGAGGGCCTCCACcttaaaatcatttttgttatttgacATATTCTAAATACTCGCAATGATTTGCTTATAGTACTTTAACAGTATAAGTAtatcacataatattaatagtattacaTATAATACTATTTGATGACGCTTCGtctatttcattttgtaaaggAGGCGAACCCGTTAGCCTCAGCTGCTCCAGCAGTCGTCGGTCTGGTTGTCAGACAACATGAAGTATTTTAAAAAGTGCAATGTTCGCTGGTCCCAAAAAATCCTAAGAAAATAGCTTGTCAGTAATCGTTCGTGTATCGAGACTAGCCTAGGAGTGCCGAACATAAATAGTTGAACTTTCTATTCCCATTCTACTTCTCCGACCGTGGACTTGAACCCGGTCATGCGGTCGGCAGCCTTATAAGCTAACTTCTGGACTAACGAGGCGGCTATCATTTTGCATCACTTTGCATTTACACTGTTATGTCGTCAGATACTATTAATTCGTTGTTACAATTTCGTTAACTTTGaagtaaatttacttttttaattatcatttaaaataaaaaataggcggcacgaaataattatcataatgcAATGCTACTTCCCGTTCTATACGACATAACATACATACTTGagcaaaatgtaatcagattaataaTTAGTGATTACGATTAGAATGTGTCATCATCCATCACGGAATAAACATCCCgtgattaatgattatttaccaGTAATCGTAATCAAGCAATCAAGATTACGATTAGTCTACGTCTAGCGCCCGAAACAAAGTCGGCCAACCATACTTTGATGCTTTTTCGAAATCCcgaagattaaaaattattattaacattaaataataataataacgttataACTTTTAGAAAAATGAAATTAGATGCAATGgtacaattgaaaatattaatatgaagaGCAATGTTACATTCATGTTTTAGGTAAAAATCAATCATACAATCTGTAATCTTGATTACTGATTATCGTTATCAAAATTAACGATAAAACGTAATTACTTTGATTACTTGATTGATGTAATCATGATTATATTCAATTAGTTAGATTATTAATCTGATTTAACTATCTGAACACGCTTACCACACACATGACATTgactaaataaaacaaaaacaaagccaCCATAGCCGTGCGCTGTAGCCGTGCACTGTAGCCGTGCACTGTAGCCGTGCGCTGTAGCCGTGCACCACAGCAGTACAACTTAACGTTTAAGTAATCGAAACAGCTCAAAAACATTCTCGAAGTCAGTACTCTATTTTCCACTAAAACTTCCAATAAAACTCGGTTTTGTGcttgtttaataatttaggtTAACATGCAAAGCAATTTTAccccatatttattaataaaatgcttcCGAAGTTGATGCTGTGACCAATGCTCGAccatataagatattataccaTTTATGGGTAGTATACTGAGAACACCAATGTTTAGTTACAACTTTCGCTTGGAGCGACACATCGAGATGCTCAAAGACATCATACGTTTAGTTGTGTGTGGATATTACCTTCATGGACGACGGAACGCTGGCATGGAGAATACAGCTTAGGCtgccttttctttttttaaatatatatatttatataaaagcaaaCTTTCATAGTAATAAGCACATGACGTGGAAATGAAAATAGTTATTTTCAACATGTCATAATTGGCAAACACAGGGACAGAATAAATGTTACGCTTTGTAAaggttgaaatataaaataaagatgtaaCGAGACAAGGAATCGGTAATTATTTCTAAACTATAGAgcctgttataaataaaaaaaaattaaaaataaaaactaaacaaaatgttgataataatatgttttaaaagaaaagaaatttaCTTCCTCGAATAAACTGTAAACAATGGAAATAATACACTTTATTGACAAACGAACTTAACTTCTATACTTTAATTCTATtaacaaatatgaaataacGGGTAGTAGTAGTTAATCTTAATTTATGTGTCGTTTAATATGAACAAATCAAACTTTTACTTTATCTATTGACATATCAAATGACGGCGTGTCTAAAGCAGTGCACTGAGGGTAAATTTATAAGTCGTCTAGTTTCGAGCCCCGATAAAACGAGTTCTTCAAACCTAAACCAATTATAGCATTTCTAAGTTCTTCATGCGTCGAACAAATCTATTTTCCAGGTCAAACTCCGCAATAAGCCAGGTTAAGTCACGCTAAGCGGAGCTACGGCGTTTCAAACTGCTCTATAAAAATTTGACCGATTACAAATTGTCTCTTGTTAGTCAGCCTATGTCGGTCTAAGATTCGAAGCCATTCATTCCGAAATGCAAATGTAAGAGAACGTAACGCTGCTGCTACAATTCTCGTGGGAAGCCACGTTTAAAACGACGGATAACATGCCTTGGATAGAGGCACATGACAAACGTCTTGCTGAGACAAACCTTCTGCCCGCTCCTTCGTTCAAAACGTACTTATAGCGGACAAGACACGCTCGAGTACACATTTTTTAGACAAAATGAGCTTTTAAATTGGACCATATGACGACGGaatgagtcgagatggcctagtggttagaacgcgtgaatcttaaccgatgatcgtgggttcaaacccgggcaagcaccactgaattttcatgtgcttaatttgtgtttataatacatctcgtgcttaacggtgaaggaaaacatcgtgaaattcattgaaattctgtcacatgtgtattctaccaacccgaattggagcagcgtggtggaataagctgcaaaccttctccccaaaagggagaggaggccttagcccaacagtgggacattaacaggctgttactgttacggACGACGGAATAAAACGACGGGACAAAACGAGTGATGAAAACAGCCTCAACTATTGAAAAATTTTCATGGTCCTCTGAGTCTTGACATGGCATGGAAATGTAACTCTTCGCACGTTTAAAGGGCGTATCCAGTATTTACGACGAAGTCTTCTTTGGTATAATAATGCCATAAACTTGacggcctcgttggtctaggctACATATAATGCCGCAAACCAAGTCCAGGGGTTCCAAGCCCAGATcgcgccaataaaaagttattgagtctttctgtcgaaaattctcagtagcagcccggagtctggaagttggaagtgcgtacactcccatgcctcggaaagcacgtaaagatgTTGGtcttgcgcttgaactctttccgatcgtgttggattgccgtcccattggattatgagagttagggaatagagagtgcatttgtgtttgcgcgcacacttgtgcactaaaatatgtgctgcgcagttggctaatctcttttgagattagTCGCCGTGGcagaaatcgatctggaggatattattattattgctataaaaattaaacgtcGCCTTTCCATAACCGTCTCATCGGAAATTACTGCGAGGTGATAGCTGTACCGTCTTGTGTTGTCGAAAATAGTATGCAGGACAAACAAGAATAAAATCTTatctaattaagaaaaaagCAGTTAGACGGTGGAGTATTTTCCGTCTTAAGTTttgttatgattttaataaagtttaatcaAATCGCTTTAGAGGGATTTGAAACTAGACGAGGAATCGTCGGAGTTAAAACTTTGAAGCCCGCATGTAGACACCTACCTGTGTGTAAAATCGCGCACCTATCATCGGCATCAGGTCCGCGACGGAGCGCCGTGTCGCGCCGGACAGCAAGTACCTGTCGATACACACACAGATATATTGAACGAATTTATGTGATTTGcttttcattttatatcaaCATTCGTCTGACATACGGAGACTAGCATCTggattattcattcatttaatgttttattacttgTGAAAATTTTACTTGCTCGGTTTAATAAGGTCCTAACTGCACACTTGTTTTAAGCATTCGATTTTGATgctactatatttttttctaaaaattataGTAGTATCGCACATATGCATCCGTGGTCGATTCAGATATATAATGATAGGAAGGCTGTTCGTGTGTACGTACAGGATCAGGTTCTTCAGATCCGCCGAATAGGAGCGAGAGACGAGATCCATGCAGGCGTTGAGATTGTCGCAGTGAACGGTGCGGCAAGCCATACCCAAGGCGAGCCGGCCGAGGGCAGTCATATCTTCTTGTTGAGCCTAcgtgatatttattttacaatttagttaatgtttattataatataataaattattcgtgAAATCTTTCTATATTCGTAGTCCTATCCCGTACCTGAGCGATGTCTATGTTGCCGTTGTGTATGACGTCGGCTACCCCGCCCCAGGCGATGCGGATGCGACAACCGTTTATCACCACCTTAGTGGCGTCGAGGCTCCTAGTTTTGGAaaacgtatatttataaattttaagagCCGTATACGACGTTtggtgtttaaaatatttatgtataaaaaaataccaaagtATCTATAGACTATTCCAATCACAATAGGAGTAGATGTAAGTAAATTGtacctaattttaaatattccaagTGATTTGCTGATACCTCccctatattatgcactacgaacagttcttgattaatatatctccaATTGTATTACAGCAATATTTCACTTAATTACTTaattccactttaattttatttacaaagttcCGAAAACAGTTTTGCCAACATTCAAGACATTATTTTTCTGATacactatataataacatatttaccggatgtaaatatgttattatcatGTAACGTAAGTcaaaaaattttacaaaaaactcaaaatatactttcatGCATAGCAAAATTCAATTACTATAGTTTTGAAAATGATACAAGAGTAAGACATTCGTCTCTGATCTTTCGTATAATATGGACGGGTGATTATTCGGAATCATCAAGTTTTCTGTTACGACCTGGCTTTGTTTAAACGGAATGTGATTGAAACTGATTTTGTATTTACGAATTTTCGCTTTAGCTTCTCATTTTTGTTTTGCCTTCAACACTAAGCTGattgaacattattatttcaatttaaaacttagGGTAagttgcaatttttatttacatatatttaaaaaataaattgaatgctaaataatatatttcaatattgtttatttaaagttgatagtctttttttttttggctaTAAGGTTAAATGAGAGTTTTGCGCTGAGAGCTCAGAAACGGAATCGGattaaacttttgtttaataattgttttattttacctgCAATCCGtatgacatatatttaaattactatagaATTAcctataaaaacaatgaaatatataatttcttactTTATCGTTCATTAATTACTTCTTTCCTATTTCTCTTGGAATAGACTATATGTATGTCTGTGCATATATTAAAGATGTTCCGACCCGAGTCGACCAGTGTTGACTTTTTGTATCTCCTAAAAGCAACGTCCAGGCTAACTTACCTGCAAGCCAGTCCAGCCGTGTGGATCGCCCGCAGGCCAGCGGTGAGCTGCACCAGGAGGCTCCACAGCACCGCCTCGGGCAGCAGAGCGCCGCACGCCACAGCGCGGAGCATTGCATTCTTCTGTACCACGAGTTACTCACTTGAAGTTTTCACATGTCGTTCTCCATTTTTACATATGAATGTCATCACTTAAGAAATCCAAAACTTTGTCATACTTTCTTGAGTCGCTTAAGTGTAgactttgttgtttttttaacaataacatcATACCATatcgtataattttaaaacgattctCGTTATATTAGAGTTTGGAGTTGAGACGCGCGCGAGTTTAGAGTCAGGATGGTctacaaaaacttaaaaaatgggAAATCAACAAAATTTTCATGTTCAGTATTGTGGAAACTCGATGGCTGCTCTCACGGTATGAGCAAATCAGACTTTCCTCTGGAATCGTCAAATCgtcaaaaatttaattcattcatcGGGCGCTTTTGAAAAAATTTGAAGTTGTCACTAGTTTGGAACGTAGTTTTTTCCTAGAAGGACCGCCAATAgaactaatttaaatttgttcatCAGTAATACAAAAGTAATACTCATATACAATTGAATCGTATATGATGTGTTGTTCATACAACACAGTAGTAGCTAGGGTGCGGTAAATCAATAAACCctattcgtatttatataatgtatgtcgTTAAAGATGAAACAGATATCCTGTAACGATTTTGGAAAGTTACCCGATATACAGTCTCATATATCCCCGAGTAATGTACCGTAAAGATGATTTAACAAAAATGGCCAAAATACGGAATCGGTCGTTAACTTTACTAACGATGCTTCATGGTACTCAATTGAGCGTCTCTGTATGGGCTTCGTACCTAAAGATCCTGTGGTCTCGTTTTATCCAACTTAAAACAACAGcagtcattaaaatatttatatttattatttataatttatggcCCAGAGTGACCAGAGCAAGCTGAGCGCGATTGAGCAGTCGACTATTGcagattatgtatttataaaacaaaatattcacgTCACTCTCAATCTCGTGACGTGTGGCCGTAATTGACGAAACAGCGGTCTCAGCGTCGAAACGTGTAATATGCTCTCGAGGTTGGATTGAATAATTGACAAGTTTCTagtatattattcaattgaaaacGTTTTGCACGTGATGACTGTTACGTTACGAGCGTTCGTGTCTCGttagtttttcttaaataaaattgaacggTCCATAAGAACGACGCATCTGATAAATACGATTCGTAGGGAGCAAATTATGCGATATCggataagtaaatatattcgtacttacaaaaagtatttttattagagGACGTTCTTATCTATAAATGTCAATGTTATAGTCGAGGACTCGCGGAATCGAATCCCTCCCCCGAGGATTGCCGTTtcaaattttcatgtacttaatatgtgtttataattcatctcgtgctgggtGGTTAACATCGAGAGGTAATCGGCGTGTGTCCAATTCCTCTGAAATTCAACCATGTTTGTATCCAAAAATCTGCATTTACTCCAATGCGCGGCTtgcagttattttttatttgaacgtaGCAATGTGATTGTTTGTTTGGCACTTGTACTGACAAGTGAGACTCAGCCTTTCGTACAGCGGCGGTGTCAGAACGGCGactatttttgtaaaaactaGTTCccatagaataatatttatctaattatataCTCAATGAACTCACGACTCTCCACGCGAagcattatattgtaataatttaaataggaaAACTTTAGTATGGACGACTTTCGTCAAGCTTTAGacaagattttattttcaatactaGTTTTAGCGCGCAGCTACGTCCGCGTGTTAGGTGGCCCAAGTGTTAAGTCAGGGTATAAGTCATCTCTATTCCAAAAACCATCTTGTACAATgaaggtaaaattaatttatttttgatgataTATGAGGTAGGGTAGGTAGAGATCGTTCTTACCTGGTGCGTGTACGGCCTCGGCGCGTCCGGGTCCGAAGAGAAGGGGTCGTGGAAGGCTCCGTTGCCATCAGTCACCCCGCCTGGCGTTCCAGTCGCCAAGTATTTTGTCATCAGTGTCATGCACGCGGGGTGATAGTCGTACACGAGTACTACGGCTAAACAAACGATGCTCTTAGTTTACTCAACTGCGATCATTTGACcatatacttttatttctttgtcGGGACGGGAATGTACTCACAGTGATCTCCAAAATCCTTAGTCATGAAGCAGTGGTGCAGCCTGACCACGTTGGGATGGTCAACATTCCGCCACAACTCGACACGATTGAGCAACGCGGGCGGCGCTGCGCATGCGTGCAGACGACGCAGAGCGTAGTGCTCGCCGCTAACGCGGTGCGTGGCGCGGTAGGACGTGGCCAGCGAGTGCGCGCTGCTTCCCTCCAGCGGGATCAGCTCCGCATACATCTCCACCGTCTCGGGCAGCTCTACGTAGTGCGACGCTCTCATTAGTGCTCGTTGTACCCGATAGACTGCCTCGATAGCCAGTGGCTCGGGTGAGGCTCGGGTGAGGCTCGGGTGAGGCTCGGGTGAGGCGGAACACAACGTGAAACATTAGCCGCGAGTCGCGAATATAGTTACACGGCCATGTAGTTACACGGACCGATTGCGGAATTAgcatatctttataaaataaattaaaattagtataagAACCACGaggaaaaaaattacataaataaatgaaactaaaaCTGGGGTACTGACGTATGTCCGGCTGCAGGAACACGTCCTCGTTGCGTTCGTATATCTCAGCCCTGATTGTCTCGGGCGTATAGAACGTCGCGGCAAGACCTGCCAAGGCGAGAAAAGAAAACCACTGTAACGTAATGTGTAATGCAAACTTGCCTCATTGTATCAAAACCCATATGCATATCACATCATTATATCAAACTAAGAGACGACCGTCCAGatgcaataaaaacttaaagCGTAGTTACAAGCCGCGATTAACTTTCAACGAGCAGTGTGCGCGGGTCAGTTCAGCTTTGCACTATATGATTTGCTCGGTCGAACGAACGAACGCTCAAACGAATTGTTTAGATAACGCAACCGAGACACCTACTCCAACGAGTGCCCGCATTCAACACGCAATTCGCAATGGTCATCAGTACGTCGCTAATGATACGAATTCAATTGCAGCGATTTTGCCGTTTCATTTGTGATACAAGCTCAACACCGAACACCCATAGTTAAGTCTTCGGAAGTAGTCATTATAGTAGCTATGACGATATTCGCATGACGGCTCCGTTATCcagatttttatatgaatacttcAAACTATCCTCGAGCCCTACTGGATACATTTCCACTAGTAACACGCTGTACGCGCTGCACATATGATTTCGCAATGTCATAAATTTTCTTCGCCTTTGCACGGAAACAATCAAATACTACAGACAGAACATGGACCCGCTGCGTTAAATTTGTCACTTTTGTCAGGCCCGATTTTCATGAAATAATGACTGAACATTACCCTCGGGCAACTCTATAGCGGTATAATATCATTTGTGATCTTTCACTGAGCAGGTACGTTATACTACGGGACAAGAGACATAACAATGTACAGTTGGCCTGTTCAAACTGCCAATTTTTCTATCACTGTAAGCCAATCGCTCACCGATATAAAACCGACGAAATCACTATAGTATATTGATGACACAAAACTAATCGCTGTAATCGCTGCTAGAGTCGAACGGTCTACGTCGATCGACAGTTCACTTCAGTTCAATTCAATCGACGTCGGTCAGGGTCGTGTTTGGTGAAAATGTTCTTTGATACGTAGTTTTCTACCATTATGTCAAGTCCAAGTGACAAATACACTTAAACTATACTCGTAGTAATTTTGCATCGAACGCGCACACAGTGCCtacaactaaataataaaacaggGAACTTTATAACAGATTCTATTCGACGCACTGCGATAGCCGGTCGACCTTTGCAACTCATCTGGATAACCCAGCAGGTCCGTATTGGGTTAGAACAGCTATCAGGGGTTTGCGGTTATTATTAGATGTTATTGATAGGCGACAGACGCCGTATTAAATATTCGTATGCGAAACTTCAGCTCGAGCGTCCGTGGACGCAGCGCCATACACTTCGGAGTAGCATTCGCattgcaaaaatattaatcagCATTATAAAGTCAAAACTTATTGTAAAGATAGAcggacaaaataaatattacgttaCGTGAAAAAACAATTCGCTTCATTGCagaaatgtatacatttaaaaatatatttattaaaattacattaagatACAAAaggcaattatttatatatatttataaatgaagcgCGCACCGGAGGCCAGCATTGAACAATCAACTTTCTCGCTAAAGATGTACAAGTTACAAGGCAGCAGTTCACGTCTGCGTTGGACGTGCGTGCATCGCACCGCTCGCCTGTGTTGCTACaatttcatgacgatcggtTGAGAAGTTAAAACGTGATAGCGCAGCAAACAAACGCACAttcgcatttttaatatgaGGCAGTGTTAAACATgtacgaaatatataaattcgcTCCGAAGCTACTctagatttactggtggtagcaTCGCTGTGTGAATGCAGTAGAGCAGAgtttaaacaacaacaaaaaaacattcGCTTTCtcaaaatgttacaaataaaattcatagCAGTgtcattcataataaataaagttagtaAAACATCTccaattagttataaaatgtatgtactaCAACTAATATTATTCAGCTTGCAACTATGTGCAACGTGCCTTAAATACTGGACGA
It contains:
- the LOC126780360 gene encoding PAN2-PAN3 deadenylation complex subunit PAN3 isoform X4, whose amino-acid sequence is MDPSMFLQYSPPAGLPQESKLATYMSRSTSTPTRSLNQAMSNLTMDPSPTGIQKTILTHPPPMPHPMPQPPMLIGEFMPINYFNPPPMPMPPESPQSSPPIPIGMPPINTQVHQENVGGTTYFYSTNPDGMNTSGLNAPPLNQSGGLVPEGCIGVPSAYASQMYAGVPAHMPPIPAQNKPGLAATFYTPETIRAEIYERNEDVFLQPDIQLPETVEMYAELIPLEGSSAHSLATSYRATHRVSGEHYALRRLHACAAPPALLNRVELWRNVDHPNVVRLHHCFMTKDFGDHSVVLVYDYHPACMTLMTKYLATGTPGGVTDGNGAFHDPFSSDPDAPRPYTHQKNAMLRAVACGALLPEAVLWSLLVQLTAGLRAIHTAGLACRSLDATKVVINGCRIRIAWGGVADVIHNGNIDIAQAQQEDMTALGRLALGMACRTVHCDNLNACMDLVSRSYSADLKNLILYLLSGATRRSVADLMPMIGARFYTQVEALERRADAFEEQLAREIDNGRLLRILIKMGVVNERPDRLNLDASWSETGDRYMLKLFRDYLFHSVTADGRPWLDQAHLASALNSLDGGSLAKVELMSRDEQSVLVVSYSELKHCLEAAFEEVMQAAGASP
- the LOC126780360 gene encoding PAN2-PAN3 deadenylation complex subunit PAN3 isoform X3; its protein translation is MDPSMFLQYSPPAGLPQESKLATYMSRSTSTPTRSLNQAMSNLTMDPSPTGIQKTILTHPPPMPHPMPQPPPMMAHLPHPQMLIGEFMPINYFNPPPMPMPPESPQSSPPIPIGMPPINTQVHQENVGGTTYFYSTNPDGMNTSGLNAPPLNQSGGLVPEGCIGVPSAYASQMYAGVPAHMPPIPAQNKPGLAATFYTPETIRAEIYERNEDVFLQPDIQLPETVEMYAELIPLEGSSAHSLATSYRATHRVSGEHYALRRLHACAAPPALLNRVELWRNVDHPNVVRLHHCFMTKDFGDHSVVLVYDYHPACMTLMTKYLATGTPGGVTDGNGAFHDPFSSDPDAPRPYTHQKNAMLRAVACGALLPEAVLWSLLVQLTAGLRAIHTAGLACRSLDATKVVINGCRIRIAWGGVADVIHNGNIDIAQAQQEDMTALGRLALGMACRTVHCDNLNACMDLVSRSYSADLKNLILYLLSGATRRSVADLMPMIGARFYTQVEALERRADAFEEQLAREIDNGRLLRILIKMGVVNERPDRLNLDASWSETGDRYMLKLFRDYLFHSVTADGRPWLDQAHLASALNSLDGGSLAKVELMSRDEQSVLVVSYSELKHCLEAAFEEVMQAAGASP
- the LOC126780360 gene encoding PAN2-PAN3 deadenylation complex subunit PAN3 isoform X5; this encodes MDPSMFLQYSPPAGLPQESKLATYMSRSTSTPTRSLNQAMSNLTMDPSPTGIQKMLIGEFMPINYFNPPPMPMPPESPQSSPPIPIGMPPINTQVHQENVGGTTYFYSTNPDGMNTSGLNAPPLNQSGGLVPEGCIGVPSAYASQMYAGVPAHMPPIPAQNKPGLAATFYTPETIRAEIYERNEDVFLQPDIQLPETVEMYAELIPLEGSSAHSLATSYRATHRVSGEHYALRRLHACAAPPALLNRVELWRNVDHPNVVRLHHCFMTKDFGDHSVVLVYDYHPACMTLMTKYLATGTPGGVTDGNGAFHDPFSSDPDAPRPYTHQKNAMLRAVACGALLPEAVLWSLLVQLTAGLRAIHTAGLACRSLDATKVVINGCRIRIAWGGVADVIHNGNIDIAQAQQEDMTALGRLALGMACRTVHCDNLNACMDLVSRSYSADLKNLILYLLSGATRRSVADLMPMIGARFYTQVEALERRADAFEEQLAREIDNGRLLRILIKMGVVNERPDRLNLDASWSETGDRYMLKLFRDYLFHSVTADGRPWLDQAHLASALNSLDGGSLAKVELMSRDEQSVLVVSYSELKHCLEAAFEEVMQAAGASP